A window of Tautonia plasticadhaerens contains these coding sequences:
- a CDS encoding ArnT family glycosyltransferase — protein sequence MKCQPDPPAPGGRADRSGLILALMMAGFLAWQVPLFYRIRAGQDEDFYGVPGMMILRSGLPTIPYLPARDPGSVFYRADEALYTLPPLGFYLEAAVHLVLGDGLGPARVSSAGAGMAAVALVWSLAGRWSGSARGALLAAASYVFCRAFLFPSTTARPDMAAIAFGLGAIWWTARDGRRWREVTLGGLCSGLSLLCHPIGLVPTAQVGLALLIGAGSWRRKLGKAGLFGLASLTAFGLWLPMIALHPDLFRIQFGGNVLGRAGPGLGRTLLGLPGVVAYQARQFLDHVGPIQAGLYGAGMTWASREALRGDARMKRVAYHAASASMLLVLFMGRHHIRDYYGYPAALLGVTVGLGLDRAAGLLDGRLGRRAASAVAAGALGLALVPGSGLRVLAAHLGHWDDPNYRVEVFADRILADIPPGALVAADGSLVLEFFERGHPVVEALVDPFFFDVRSQPFDYAVFGPVGLEQARPGIEGLELVRTYGDRADPFGHYAELYRRKSE from the coding sequence ATGAAGTGTCAACCTGACCCGCCGGCCCCCGGCGGCCGGGCCGACCGGTCCGGGCTGATCCTGGCGTTGATGATGGCAGGCTTCCTCGCCTGGCAGGTGCCGCTCTTCTACCGGATCCGGGCCGGCCAGGACGAGGACTTCTACGGCGTCCCCGGGATGATGATCCTGCGGTCCGGCCTGCCGACGATCCCGTACCTCCCCGCCCGGGACCCCGGGTCGGTCTTCTACCGGGCCGACGAGGCCCTCTACACCCTCCCCCCCCTGGGCTTCTACCTGGAAGCGGCGGTGCACCTGGTGCTGGGGGACGGACTCGGGCCGGCGAGGGTGTCCTCGGCGGGCGCGGGGATGGCGGCGGTCGCCCTCGTCTGGAGCCTGGCGGGACGCTGGTCCGGGTCGGCCCGGGGGGCGTTGCTGGCAGCCGCCTCCTACGTGTTCTGCCGGGCCTTCCTCTTCCCGAGCACGACCGCCCGGCCGGACATGGCCGCCATCGCCTTCGGCCTGGGGGCGATCTGGTGGACGGCCCGGGACGGCCGGCGGTGGCGGGAAGTGACGCTCGGCGGCCTCTGCTCGGGCCTGAGCCTGCTCTGCCACCCGATCGGCCTGGTGCCGACGGCCCAGGTGGGGCTGGCGCTGCTGATCGGGGCGGGGTCCTGGCGGAGGAAATTGGGGAAGGCGGGCCTCTTCGGCCTGGCGAGCCTGACGGCCTTCGGGCTCTGGCTGCCGATGATCGCCCTGCACCCGGACCTCTTCCGGATCCAGTTCGGCGGCAACGTGCTCGGCCGGGCCGGGCCGGGGCTCGGCCGGACGCTCCTGGGGCTGCCCGGGGTGGTCGCCTACCAGGCCCGGCAGTTCCTCGACCACGTGGGGCCGATCCAGGCGGGCCTGTACGGTGCGGGGATGACCTGGGCGTCCCGGGAGGCACTCCGGGGCGACGCCCGGATGAAGAGGGTGGCTTACCACGCGGCGTCGGCCTCGATGCTGCTGGTGCTGTTCATGGGCCGGCACCACATCCGGGATTATTACGGCTACCCGGCCGCCCTGCTGGGTGTGACGGTCGGCCTGGGCCTGGACCGCGCGGCGGGCCTGCTCGACGGCCGGCTGGGGCGTCGGGCGGCGTCGGCGGTCGCGGCCGGCGCGCTGGGCCTGGCGCTGGTGCCGGGGTCGGGGCTGAGGGTCCTGGCGGCGCATCTGGGTCACTGGGACGATCCGAACTACCGGGTCGAGGTATTCGCCGACCGGATCCTCGCGGACATCCCCCCGGGGGCGCTCGTCGCCGCCGACGGGTCCCTGGTGCTGGAGTTCTTCGAGCGGGGCCACCCGGTGGTCGAGGCGCTGGTCGACCCGTTCTTCTTCGACGTCCGATCCCAGCCGTTCGACTATGCCGTCTTCGGGCCGGTCGGGCTGGAGCAGGCGAGGCCGGGGATCGAGGGGCTCGAACTGGTCAGGACCTACGGCGACCGGGCCGACCCCTTCGGGCATTACGCGGAGCTGTATCGCCGGAAATCGGAGTAG
- a CDS encoding SMI1/KNR4 family protein — translation MSPIVATSDKLDEAVGGWALEAGVPASWLPPPEALSAIGPASATLRPPADPRALDDWERRHGFCLPRGLRAWLRRSDGFYPESGPAVHPIAAIGPMVPFARVPGLIVQPESWFELGNPNEAETICIDLAYRWVPCGDAPIFASGDDLTGLPPRIIAPSFEAWFARLLREGGRAYWLDSHFVGLGDPWGEHRRRSPAPELPDRLRSLIPHVLRPVESGLDDLALAASLGISRFDAEALLRHLQHAPGEEGAC, via the coding sequence ATGAGCCCGATCGTCGCGACCTCGGATAAACTAGACGAGGCCGTCGGGGGCTGGGCCCTGGAGGCCGGCGTGCCGGCCTCGTGGCTGCCCCCCCCGGAGGCGCTCTCGGCCATCGGCCCGGCCTCGGCCACCCTGCGGCCCCCCGCCGACCCCCGGGCGCTGGACGACTGGGAGCGGCGCCACGGCTTCTGCCTGCCCCGGGGGCTCCGCGCCTGGCTCCGCCGCTCCGACGGCTTCTACCCCGAGTCCGGCCCGGCCGTCCACCCGATCGCCGCCATCGGCCCGATGGTCCCCTTCGCCCGGGTCCCCGGCCTGATCGTCCAACCCGAGAGCTGGTTCGAGCTGGGCAACCCGAACGAGGCCGAGACGATCTGCATCGACCTGGCCTACCGCTGGGTCCCCTGCGGCGACGCCCCCATCTTCGCCTCCGGGGACGACCTGACCGGCCTCCCCCCCCGGATCATCGCCCCGAGCTTCGAGGCCTGGTTCGCCCGACTGCTCCGGGAAGGGGGACGCGCCTACTGGCTGGACTCCCACTTCGTCGGCCTCGGCGACCCCTGGGGGGAGCACCGCCGCCGCTCCCCCGCCCCCGAGCTGCCCGATCGACTCCGCAGCCTGATCCCCCACGTCCTCCGCCCGGTCGAATCCGGCCTCGACGACCTCGCCCTCGCCGCCTCGCTCGGCATCTCCCGGTTCGACGCCGAGGCCCTGCTCCGCCACCTCCAGCACGCCCCCGGCGAGGAGGGGGCGTGCTGA
- the miaB gene encoding tRNA (N6-isopentenyl adenosine(37)-C2)-methylthiotransferase MiaB, with product MSDPAPPLPSKKLYIETVGCQMNVLDSELVVSQLRSEGYELTDDPGQADTILYNTCSVRQHAEDKIYSALGRIKHLKRGRPDVSIGVLGCMAQKDQKQILHRAPHVDVVAGPGQLGRVSELLEAAKREGRPQLAVSLARNAGKTLEVLDSFPTFDPDRGPAEPTPRGATPFQAFVRIQMGCDKFCTYCIVPSVRGPEQGRPPGLIVEEARRLVGQGVREITLLGQTVNSYKYNHGDGRTSRLSDLLAALHDLDGLLRLKFVTNFPLDMTDDLLQAVRDLPKASRYLHVPAQSGCDAVLKRMKRLYTVDQYDEMMARIRETVPGVAVSSDFIVGFCGETEESFGKSVELVRRSRFKNSFIFKYSPRAGTKADDRFDDDVPEEVKRRRNGLLLAEQTAICREDNLPFVGRAVEVLVEGPSKAAGRQGESDGPGGVTQMTGRTTCDRIVVFTGNRRQAGHLLPVVVEDVSAVTLFGRVLTTESAPSPGPEAALS from the coding sequence ATGTCGGACCCGGCGCCCCCGCTCCCCTCCAAGAAGCTCTACATCGAGACCGTCGGCTGCCAGATGAACGTCCTGGACAGCGAACTGGTCGTCTCCCAACTCCGGAGCGAGGGGTACGAGCTGACCGACGACCCCGGCCAGGCCGACACGATCCTCTACAACACCTGCTCGGTCCGGCAGCACGCCGAGGACAAGATCTACAGCGCCCTGGGCCGGATCAAGCACCTCAAACGGGGTCGCCCCGACGTCTCGATCGGCGTGCTCGGCTGCATGGCCCAGAAGGACCAGAAGCAGATCCTCCACCGGGCCCCGCACGTCGACGTGGTCGCCGGGCCCGGCCAGCTCGGCCGGGTCTCCGAGCTGCTGGAGGCGGCGAAACGGGAGGGCCGGCCCCAACTGGCCGTCTCCCTCGCCCGCAACGCCGGCAAGACGCTGGAGGTCCTCGACTCCTTCCCCACCTTCGACCCCGACCGGGGCCCCGCCGAGCCCACCCCCCGGGGCGCCACCCCCTTCCAGGCGTTCGTCCGGATCCAGATGGGGTGCGACAAGTTCTGCACCTACTGCATCGTCCCCTCCGTCCGGGGGCCCGAGCAGGGGAGGCCGCCCGGACTGATCGTCGAGGAGGCCCGCCGCCTCGTCGGCCAGGGGGTCAGGGAGATCACCCTGCTCGGCCAGACGGTCAATAGTTACAAGTACAACCACGGCGACGGCCGGACCTCCCGCCTCTCCGACCTGCTCGCCGCCCTGCACGACCTCGACGGCCTGCTCCGGCTCAAGTTCGTGACGAATTTCCCCCTGGACATGACCGACGACCTGCTGCAGGCGGTCCGGGATTTGCCGAAGGCCAGCCGCTACCTGCACGTCCCCGCGCAGAGCGGGTGCGACGCGGTCCTCAAACGCATGAAGCGGCTCTATACCGTGGACCAGTACGACGAGATGATGGCCCGGATCCGGGAGACGGTCCCGGGCGTCGCCGTCTCCAGCGACTTCATCGTCGGCTTCTGCGGCGAGACCGAGGAGAGCTTCGGCAAGTCCGTCGAGCTGGTCCGCCGCAGCCGGTTCAAGAACTCGTTCATCTTCAAGTACAGCCCCCGGGCCGGGACCAAGGCCGACGACCGGTTCGACGACGACGTGCCCGAGGAGGTCAAGCGGCGGCGCAACGGCCTCCTCCTGGCCGAGCAGACGGCCATCTGCCGGGAGGACAACCTCCCCTTCGTCGGCCGGGCCGTCGAGGTCCTCGTCGAGGGCCCGAGCAAGGCGGCCGGCCGGCAGGGGGAGTCGGACGGCCCCGGCGGCGTCACCCAGATGACCGGCCGGACGACCTGCGACCGGATCGTCGTCTTCACCGGCAACCGCCGCCAAGCCGGCCACCTGCTGCCGGTCGTGGTCGAGGACGTCAGCGCGGTCACCCTCTTCGGCCGGGTCCTGACCACGGAATCGGCCCCGAGCCCGGGCCCGGAGGCCGCCCTCTCATGA
- the fmt gene encoding methionyl-tRNA formyltransferase — translation MPPPLRLVMLGTKDFALPTFLALLKTGHEVVALVTQPDRPQGRKQELIPSRIKAEAVRLGVRVEQPKDVNAPEGVELIRSMRPDLLVTAAYGQILSAELLGAAPRGGINLHGSVLPKYRGAAPVARAIQEGESETGVTVIAMSPRVDAGGMIAVARTPIGPDETAGELEERLARLGAPLVVEAVDALAAGAAEVIPQDPALATKAPKLRKESGVIDWSRSARRIHDLVRAMQPWPASSTHWHPSGPGKPPVRLIVHRAMAIDGVGEPGRVIAAGPSGFDVAAGSGAVRLVTLQVPGRKAMPAAEFLRGHAVQPGDLLGPDSPGSPVAPAGESS, via the coding sequence ATGCCCCCGCCGCTCCGACTCGTGATGCTCGGGACCAAGGACTTCGCCCTGCCGACGTTCCTGGCCCTGCTGAAGACCGGGCACGAGGTCGTGGCCCTGGTCACGCAGCCCGATCGGCCCCAGGGCCGGAAGCAGGAGCTGATCCCCAGCCGGATCAAGGCCGAGGCCGTCCGCCTCGGGGTCCGCGTGGAGCAGCCGAAGGACGTGAACGCGCCGGAGGGGGTCGAGCTGATCCGGTCGATGCGGCCGGACCTGCTGGTCACGGCCGCCTACGGCCAGATCCTCTCGGCCGAGCTGCTGGGGGCGGCCCCCCGGGGGGGGATCAACCTGCACGGCTCGGTGCTGCCGAAGTACCGGGGGGCCGCCCCGGTGGCCCGGGCGATCCAGGAGGGGGAGTCGGAGACCGGGGTTACGGTCATCGCCATGTCCCCCCGGGTCGACGCCGGGGGGATGATCGCCGTGGCCCGCACGCCGATCGGCCCGGACGAGACGGCCGGGGAGCTGGAGGAGCGGCTCGCCCGGCTGGGAGCCCCGCTCGTCGTCGAGGCGGTCGACGCCCTGGCCGCCGGGGCGGCGGAGGTCATCCCCCAGGACCCGGCCCTCGCCACGAAGGCGCCGAAGCTCCGCAAGGAATCCGGCGTGATCGACTGGTCCCGATCGGCCCGCCGGATCCACGACCTCGTCCGGGCCATGCAGCCCTGGCCGGCCTCCTCGACCCACTGGCACCCCTCCGGCCCGGGAAAGCCGCCCGTCCGGCTGATCGTCCACCGGGCGATGGCGATCGACGGCGTCGGCGAGCCGGGCCGGGTGATCGCCGCCGGCCCCTCGGGGTTCGACGTGGCGGCCGGGTCCGGGGCCGTCCGGCTCGTCACGCTCCAGGTCCCCGGCAGGAAGGCGATGCCCGCCGCCGAGTTCCTGCGGGGCCACGCCGTGCAGCCCGGGGATCTGCTCGGGCCGGATTCCCCGGGAAGTCCGGTTGCCCCGGCCGGGGAGAGTTCGTAG
- the def gene encoding peptide deformylase, protein MLRIVTFPHPALRHKSTPVRRIDDLVRAAVRQMFGLMYEAKGIGLAANQVALPLRFFVLNVTGDPEQPDQERVFINPEILKRESVVEEEEGCLSLPTLYGKVRRSKKIRFRAFDLQGRAIEEDVDGLLSRAIQHEHDHLDGTLITDRFDPPVRAANAAKLREIEQAFRKAQAGGLWPDDEAMQRRVVELAGLGVVPPEVLEGPPPPPEPDGLAAEGSEAPPQVPEL, encoded by the coding sequence GTGCTTCGGATCGTGACCTTCCCCCACCCCGCCCTGCGCCACAAGAGCACGCCGGTCCGCCGGATCGACGACCTCGTGCGGGCGGCCGTCCGCCAGATGTTCGGCCTGATGTACGAGGCCAAGGGGATCGGCCTGGCGGCCAACCAGGTCGCCCTGCCGCTCCGGTTCTTCGTCCTGAACGTGACCGGCGACCCGGAGCAGCCCGACCAGGAGCGGGTCTTCATCAACCCGGAGATCCTCAAGCGGGAGTCGGTGGTCGAGGAGGAGGAGGGCTGCCTCAGCCTGCCGACCCTCTACGGCAAGGTCCGTCGCAGCAAGAAGATCCGGTTCCGGGCCTTCGACCTCCAGGGCCGGGCGATCGAGGAGGACGTGGACGGCCTGCTCAGCCGGGCCATCCAGCACGAGCACGACCACCTCGACGGCACCCTGATCACCGACCGCTTCGACCCCCCCGTCCGGGCCGCTAACGCCGCCAAGCTCCGGGAGATCGAGCAGGCCTTCCGCAAGGCGCAGGCCGGCGGCCTCTGGCCCGACGACGAGGCGATGCAACGTCGCGTGGTCGAGCTGGCCGGGCTCGGCGTCGTCCCCCCGGAGGTGCTCGAAGGCCCGCCGCCGCCCCCGGAGCCCGACGGGCTCGCCGCCGAGGGATCGGAGGCGCCCCCCCAGGTCCCCGAGCTTTGA
- a CDS encoding redoxin domain-containing protein yields the protein MSIGSTLALIALASAAVVPDDGGRTLRGRVVDESGTPVAGAEVAPYWFANGSHRKPDGSAFDLSDPEELRRFWGDLGRMEPSSSTLTATDDDGAFFLELGRRTHHVLVLDGDRRRGAVGLIPVGGLGDEPIEIRLRPLVRVRGRMALPGGGRPDWTHIYTMLPDDPTRPVDSTRVAGCGSFSSEFEMLLPPGDYRFNAYGISEAESDVIDVRVLDAPSIHLTGAEPEVDLGTLTLSPVPPREQQIAEAAADGFSGDYREHYGRRPPRIEAVAGRGIDADAQPWDFPGKWVLIVFWGFDCPSCLIDHMPELIAFHEEHGDRLDRFQVLSVFIDTEGEVATVPEFERRLRPFVEHVWDGKDLPFPVLIDPSLRSWSSYSLDGFPTVLLIDPEGHLVEGDLSTLGDRLSD from the coding sequence ATGAGCATCGGATCGACCCTGGCCCTGATCGCCCTGGCCTCCGCTGCGGTCGTCCCGGACGACGGCGGCCGGACGCTCCGGGGCCGCGTCGTCGACGAGTCGGGGACGCCGGTGGCCGGCGCCGAGGTCGCCCCGTACTGGTTCGCCAACGGCTCGCACCGCAAGCCGGACGGCTCGGCCTTCGACCTCTCGGACCCGGAGGAACTCCGGCGATTTTGGGGTGACCTCGGCCGGATGGAGCCCTCATCCAGCACCCTGACCGCCACCGACGACGACGGGGCATTTTTCCTGGAACTGGGCCGGAGGACGCATCACGTCCTGGTGCTCGACGGAGATCGGCGTCGGGGGGCCGTCGGCCTGATCCCCGTCGGGGGGCTCGGCGATGAGCCGATCGAGATCCGCCTCCGCCCCCTCGTCCGGGTCCGGGGCCGCATGGCGCTGCCCGGCGGCGGCCGGCCCGATTGGACGCACATTTATACGATGCTGCCCGACGACCCGACTCGCCCGGTCGACTCGACCCGGGTGGCCGGTTGCGGCTCGTTCTCCTCGGAGTTCGAGATGCTCCTGCCGCCCGGCGATTACCGCTTCAACGCCTACGGGATCAGCGAAGCCGAGTCCGACGTGATCGACGTCCGAGTGCTCGACGCCCCCTCGATCCACCTGACCGGGGCCGAGCCCGAGGTCGACCTGGGCACGCTCACGCTCTCCCCCGTCCCGCCCCGAGAGCAGCAGATCGCCGAGGCCGCCGCCGACGGGTTCTCGGGCGACTATCGGGAGCATTACGGCCGACGCCCCCCTCGGATCGAGGCCGTCGCCGGCCGGGGGATCGACGCCGACGCCCAGCCCTGGGATTTCCCCGGCAAGTGGGTGCTGATCGTCTTCTGGGGATTCGACTGCCCCTCCTGCCTGATCGACCACATGCCCGAGCTGATCGCCTTCCATGAGGAACACGGGGATCGCCTCGACCGGTTCCAGGTCCTCTCGGTCTTCATCGACACCGAAGGCGAGGTCGCCACGGTCCCCGAATTCGAGCGCCGACTCCGGCCGTTCGTCGAGCACGTCTGGGACGGCAAGGATCTCCCGTTCCCGGTCCTGATCGACCCCTCGCTCCGTTCCTGGTCGAGCTACTCCCTCGACGGCTTCCCCACCGTCCTGCTCATCGACCCGGAGGGGCATCTCGTCGAGGGCGACCTCTCGACCCTCGGTGATCGCCTCTCCGACTGA
- a CDS encoding ABC transporter ATP-binding protein: MIDVEQLSKRYGSVRAVEGVSFSVGRGEVVGFLGPNGAGKSTTMRMLTTYLMPTSGRARVAGLDVLDEPREVRRKVGYLPEVVPIYPEMRVREFLRYRSKLKDVPGSRRRAAIDDAIEMTGLADVAHRVTGNLSKGYKQRVGLADALLSDPDVLILDEPTAGLDPIQIGEVRELIRELGRRHTILLSTHILPEVEAVCGRVIIIASGRIALDEPLDRLRAGRAVEVEVRGPIDSVRGVLETTPGAGGVRKIAVEGAAAGDPGVCGFEVRSKDESAVEALRELIAARVVQNGWALRRLDLSRSTLEERFVRAVRDAVVVDHGGNSGEAA; the protein is encoded by the coding sequence ATGATCGACGTCGAGCAGCTCTCCAAGCGATACGGGTCCGTCCGGGCGGTCGAGGGCGTCAGCTTCTCGGTCGGCCGGGGCGAGGTCGTCGGCTTCCTCGGCCCGAACGGGGCGGGCAAGTCGACCACCATGCGGATGCTGACCACCTACCTGATGCCCACCAGCGGCCGGGCCCGGGTCGCCGGGCTCGACGTGCTGGACGAGCCGAGGGAGGTCCGGCGCAAGGTCGGGTACCTGCCCGAGGTCGTGCCGATCTACCCCGAGATGCGGGTCCGGGAGTTCCTCCGGTATCGCTCCAAACTCAAGGACGTGCCCGGCAGCAGGCGTCGGGCGGCGATCGACGACGCGATCGAGATGACGGGCCTCGCCGACGTGGCCCACCGGGTGACCGGGAACCTGTCGAAGGGGTACAAGCAGCGGGTCGGGCTGGCCGACGCGCTGTTGAGCGACCCGGACGTGCTGATCCTGGACGAGCCGACCGCCGGGCTGGACCCGATCCAGATCGGCGAGGTCCGGGAGCTGATCCGGGAACTGGGCCGGCGGCACACGATCCTCCTGAGCACGCACATCCTGCCCGAGGTCGAGGCGGTCTGCGGCCGAGTCATCATCATCGCCAGCGGCCGGATCGCGCTGGACGAGCCGCTGGATCGACTCCGGGCGGGCCGTGCCGTCGAGGTGGAGGTCCGGGGGCCGATCGACTCGGTCCGGGGGGTTTTGGAGACGACCCCGGGTGCGGGGGGCGTCCGGAAGATCGCCGTGGAGGGTGCGGCGGCCGGGGACCCGGGGGTCTGCGGCTTCGAGGTCCGGTCCAAGGACGAGTCGGCCGTCGAGGCGCTCCGGGAACTGATCGCCGCCCGGGTCGTCCAAAACGGGTGGGCGCTGCGGAGGCTGGACCTGTCGCGGTCGACGCTGGAAGAACGGTTCGTCAGGGCGGTCCGGGATGCGGTGGTGGTCGACCACGGCGGCAATTCGGGAGAGGCAGCGTGA
- a CDS encoding ABC transporter permease: MRHVPALVQREVSSYFLRPMAYFVLLGFQVIAMLDFFQLVELLSDPRSVLSFSGQLNPMNSYVAGSWMFWVALLVAVPALTMRLIAEERRTGTIEGLMTVPVTEAEVVIGKWIGGVLMYLALLLPFAIYLPFLARVGEYALDPEPLISLGIGLTTMGMMFTSIGIAFSAATRNQVEAAVGTFVVLLSLLLITVVNQVVGPRPGWAEAVSFLSVYVQLSEFASGRLDLRVVALHLSVTAFSLFLAVKVLEARRES, from the coding sequence ATGAGACACGTCCCCGCCCTGGTCCAGCGCGAGGTCTCGTCGTACTTCCTGAGGCCGATGGCGTACTTCGTCCTGCTCGGGTTCCAGGTCATCGCGATGCTGGACTTCTTCCAGCTCGTCGAGCTGCTGAGCGACCCGAGGTCGGTCTTGTCGTTCTCGGGGCAGCTCAACCCGATGAACTCGTACGTGGCGGGGAGCTGGATGTTCTGGGTGGCGCTGCTGGTGGCGGTGCCGGCCCTGACCATGCGGCTGATCGCCGAGGAGCGGCGGACGGGGACGATCGAAGGGCTGATGACCGTGCCGGTCACCGAGGCGGAGGTGGTGATCGGCAAGTGGATCGGCGGGGTCCTGATGTACCTGGCCCTGCTCCTGCCGTTCGCCATCTACCTGCCGTTCCTGGCGAGGGTCGGGGAGTACGCGCTGGACCCGGAGCCGTTGATCTCGCTGGGGATCGGCCTGACGACGATGGGGATGATGTTCACGAGCATCGGCATCGCCTTCAGCGCGGCGACGAGGAACCAGGTGGAGGCGGCGGTGGGGACGTTCGTCGTCCTGCTGTCGTTGCTGCTGATCACGGTGGTCAACCAGGTGGTGGGGCCGAGGCCGGGGTGGGCGGAGGCGGTGTCGTTCCTGTCGGTGTACGTGCAGCTCTCGGAGTTCGCCTCGGGGCGGCTGGACCTGCGCGTGGTGGCGTTGCACCTGTCGGTGACGGCGTTCTCGCTGTTCCTGGCGGTGAAGGTGCTCGAAGCACGCAGGGAGAGCTGA
- a CDS encoding GldG family protein → MGSRVLELLGSEAAAVAGLVVVVALALYWFLRGAPLGQSAEQERDAEAPPARYRDRMAAATTLGVLGIALGAYVALRFGVPQSIAVFAIAFGVLLLTMRSNRPHRHASPSLRRMARFADATMTGALLAGVLIVGNVLAFTYGGRPIDLSLDRSYSLEALTITQLEGLEEPVTFTVFFGDGEFGQVDRVRQLLQLYKDEAPDRVTIEYLNAFGEPDRARDLADRVPGLALTEGGGVLVSYGEGDEVRHIIVRNADMFAAELPQDPGSGVVAETSFLGEAALTTALIRLKQGEQPIVAFTTGHGEPSIDAMDPRRPGLGQLRARLESVGMKVVAFNPAGQVPEGASVVVVGAPEETIGPEVVARLRGFSDTGGRLLVIQGNRTPSGLEAWLSEWGVGIGEGRVVDPAFNFRGRPDWPLVAIEPGPSNHPIVAPLERLTVLMPRPAPIGAKSGAEMPGALLVTPLLRTGRDSFVESTPEAGPPERDAEADLPGPIVVAAAVADRPSPRDREAEPNPRLVLISSPEAADNPIVASTGVANLDLVVNAVGWLQDRPDLVSIAPRTYTARVLKAGPNLRAKLVLLPTLLSVSVLIGLGMATYMARRE, encoded by the coding sequence ATGGGCAGTCGGGTGCTCGAACTGCTGGGGAGCGAGGCGGCGGCGGTCGCCGGATTGGTGGTCGTGGTGGCGCTGGCCCTCTACTGGTTCCTCCGGGGGGCGCCGCTGGGGCAGTCGGCCGAGCAGGAGCGCGACGCCGAGGCCCCTCCCGCGCGATACCGGGACCGGATGGCGGCGGCGACGACCCTGGGCGTGCTGGGGATCGCGCTGGGGGCCTACGTGGCGCTCCGGTTCGGGGTGCCGCAGTCGATCGCCGTGTTCGCGATCGCTTTCGGCGTCCTGCTCCTGACGATGCGGTCGAACCGGCCGCATCGGCACGCCAGCCCGAGCCTCCGCCGCATGGCCCGCTTCGCCGACGCGACGATGACCGGCGCCCTGCTGGCCGGGGTCCTGATCGTCGGCAACGTGCTGGCGTTCACCTACGGCGGCCGGCCGATCGACCTGTCGCTGGACCGCTCCTACAGCCTGGAAGCCCTGACGATCACGCAGCTCGAGGGCCTGGAGGAGCCGGTGACGTTCACCGTCTTCTTCGGCGACGGCGAGTTCGGCCAGGTGGACCGCGTCCGCCAGTTGCTCCAGCTCTACAAGGACGAGGCGCCGGACCGGGTCACGATCGAATACCTCAATGCGTTCGGCGAGCCCGACCGGGCCCGGGACCTGGCCGATCGGGTGCCCGGCCTGGCGTTGACCGAGGGGGGCGGGGTGCTCGTCTCCTACGGCGAGGGGGACGAGGTCCGGCACATCATCGTCCGCAACGCCGACATGTTCGCCGCCGAGCTGCCCCAGGACCCGGGGTCGGGCGTGGTGGCCGAGACCTCGTTCCTGGGGGAGGCGGCGTTGACCACGGCCCTGATCCGCCTGAAGCAGGGGGAGCAGCCGATCGTCGCCTTCACCACCGGCCACGGCGAGCCGTCGATCGACGCGATGGACCCGAGGAGGCCGGGCCTTGGGCAGCTCCGGGCCCGGCTCGAATCGGTGGGGATGAAGGTGGTGGCCTTCAACCCCGCCGGCCAGGTGCCGGAGGGGGCCTCGGTGGTGGTGGTCGGGGCGCCCGAGGAGACGATCGGCCCGGAGGTGGTGGCCCGACTCCGGGGGTTCTCCGACACGGGGGGGAGGCTGCTGGTGATCCAGGGGAACCGGACGCCGAGCGGCCTGGAAGCGTGGCTCTCGGAGTGGGGCGTCGGGATCGGCGAGGGCCGGGTCGTGGACCCGGCGTTCAACTTCCGGGGCAGGCCGGACTGGCCGCTGGTGGCGATCGAGCCGGGGCCGAGCAACCACCCGATCGTCGCCCCCCTGGAGCGGCTGACGGTGCTGATGCCCCGCCCGGCGCCGATCGGGGCGAAGTCGGGGGCCGAGATGCCCGGGGCCCTGCTGGTGACGCCCTTGCTGCGGACGGGCCGCGACTCGTTCGTCGAGTCGACCCCCGAGGCGGGCCCCCCCGAGCGCGACGCCGAGGCGGACCTGCCCGGCCCGATCGTGGTGGCCGCCGCCGTGGCCGACCGCCCGTCTCCCCGGGATCGTGAGGCCGAGCCCAATCCCCGGCTCGTCCTCATCTCCAGCCCGGAGGCGGCCGACAACCCGATCGTGGCCTCGACGGGCGTGGCGAACCTGGACCTGGTCGTCAACGCGGTGGGGTGGCTCCAGGACCGTCCGGACCTCGTGTCCATCGCCCCCCGCACCTACACCGCCCGGGTGCTCAAGGCCGGGCCGAACCTGAGGGCCAAGCTCGTGCTGCTGCCGACGCTGCTCTCCGTGTCGGTCCTCATCGGCCTGGGGATGGCGACGTACATGGCCCGTCGGGAATGA